A single genomic interval of Helicoverpa zea isolate HzStark_Cry1AcR chromosome 19, ilHelZeax1.1, whole genome shotgun sequence harbors:
- the LOC124639878 gene encoding uncharacterized protein LOC124639878 — protein sequence MSVIIRLQNLPWSANALDIRNFFRGLSIPEGGVHIVGGELGDAFIAFSTDEDARQAMMLDGGKIKEIQVKLLLSSRSEMHKVIEAARQSVPLLSLATSSPAPAPAPVPVPSPATIPPVQSLSIPGLNPFSTALGNNPLAGFGIPGIGNPQEIPQPAVIEPPPPLISPTSNNTPNAEEEKDDDKSERKRSREKDRRRSRTRSRSRDRDRKDRKRDRRDRSRSRERRRRDRSRSRDRRDRKRDRKDRSRSRDRSPSRRSRDRRNNQTRSPESSQEKTIVIPDGPSAPGPPFGLAKNPLMPMPQQQTITNNIMQNSPLGRDSQLPRFTDASMADAFNKLQELGKKRNPNAFQGEQNGGSRMPAPAMRGGLGRGGVNFRRDGRASRFGDSNEQQRDCCVAIRNAPNHTSYGDVRRFFPFLIDKHGIKMINDNMGRRTGNIYVRFCDPRSKQLALQHKTNELKGAQVLVEALDDETYESAVDSFLPYREDNDEDDSSLAIVEPEENQQRFNVLKLTELPNFVKEHDIIKAFSEYSLLSIMVNDCRLTRTKVAYVQFVKPEDAKLALDRKERYIFGRRQPTIVPVSEEDYEKEKTMSDKQMEQPAEPQNEVQVPPEVAPPRDPRQRRQFENGPGGPPGGPKGGPLMQNQPQGVPFFTPQFPQQQGFPGQFPGPQFGGFPSANPMDPRTAASNWANRPQFNNQMDQMSKPIQNNVISNDLADEPLDCVLMKGLPRDATDRTIVTFLSDTKAVPARIHLMLDPNGMPSGDCFCEFRSTQEARMATSKHGQNLEGCRVTVDLVPRTVVEEALEGPKPPEMREGLINNVPQPQFFDPMQGGRGGFRGGFRGRGGFDRGGFDRGGFNRGGFDSGRGNFRGRGNFNDRGRGFDRGRGRGRGFGRGGVGGGFDNGRMDDERDPALDDFGAPGCVVSMENVPFRASINDIMNFFSEYELTQDDVIRRYNERGQPTGDARVAFRTPFDAQRAVKTRHMDMIHDRRISLCIL from the coding sequence TACGGACGAAGATGCTCGGCAAGCAATGATGTTGGACGGAGGTAAAATCAAAGAAATCCAAGTGAAGCTCTTGCTCAGTTCTCGATCTGAAATGCACAAGGTAATAGAGGCAGCGCGACAGAGCGTCCCACTACTCAGTCTAGCGACCTCCTCCCCCGCGCCTGCGCCTGCGCCCGTCCCCGTGCCCTCGCCGGCAACGATACCCCCCGTGCAGTCTCTCAGCATACCCGGCCTCAATCCATTCTCTACCGCGCTCGGTAACAACCCCCTAGCAGGCTTCGGCATTCCCGGTATCGGTAATCCTCAAGAGATCCCGCaaccagctgtcattgaaccgCCTCCACCTCTCATAAGCCCCACCTCAAATAACACTCCCAATGCCGAAGAAGAGAAAGATGATGACAAGTCAGAGAGAAAGCGCAGCAGGGAGAAAGATAGGCGGAGATCCCGGACTCGCTCCAGGTCCCGCGACAGGGACAGGAAGGATCGCAAGAGGGACCGACGCGACAGATCCCGGTCACGGGAGCGCCGCCGCCGCGACCGCAGCCGTAGCAGGGACCGCCGCGACCGCAAGCGAGACAGAAAGGACCGCAGCCGCTCACGAGACCGCTCGCCGTCGCGTCGTTCCCGCGATCGAAGGAACAATCAAACCAGATCTCCAGAAAGTTCTCAGGAAAAGACTATCGTTATTCCAGATGGGCCTTCTGCACCAGGTCCACCTTTTGGGCTAGCAAAAAATCCACTTATGCCAATGCCACAACAACAGACCATAACCAACAATATCATGCAAAACAGTCCGCTAGGTCGCGACTCTCAGTTACCTCGCTTCACCGATGCCTCCATGGCCGATGCATTTAATAAACTGCAAGAACTCGGCAAAAAGCGTAATCCAAATGCATTCCAGGGAGAGCAAAATGGAGGTAGTAGGATGCCGGCGCCCGCAATGCGCGGTGGCCTGGGACGCGGCGGCGTCAACTTCCGACGCGACGGTCGTGCTAGTCGATTTGGAGACAGTAATGAGCAACAGCGGGACTGCTGCGTTGCTATACGAAATGCACCAAACCACACCAGCTACGGCGACGTCCGCCGTTTCTTCCCATTTTTGATTGACAAACACGGAATTAAAATGATAAACGATAATATGGGACGTCGTACTGGTAACATCTATGTCAGGTTCTGTGACCCTCGCTCAAAGCAACTGGCATTGCAGCACAAGACCAATGAGTTGAAGGGCGCTCAGGTACTAGTTGAAGCACTTGATGATGAAACTTATGAGTCAGCGGTGGATTCGTTTCTTCCTTACCGTGAAGATAATGATGAAGACGATTCTAGTCTAGCTATCGTTGAACCAGAAGAAAACCAACAGCGCTTTAACGTTCTTAAATTGACAGAATTACCTAATTTCGTGAAAGAACATGATATTATAAAAGCTTTCAGTGAGTATTCCCTATTATCCATTATGGTCAATGATTGTCGTTTAACAAGGACTAAAGTTGCTTATGTGCAATTTGTAAAGCCTGAAGACGCAAAATTAGCGTTAGACAGAAAGGAGAGATATATTTTTGGTAGGAGGCAGCCGACAATCGTGCCGGTTTCAGAAGAAGATTATGAAAAAGAGAAGACGATGAGTGATAAACAAATGGAGCAGCCAGCCGAACCTCAGAATGAAGTTCAAGTTCCACCAGAAGTGGCACCGCCACGCGACCCGCGTCAGCGACGACAATTCGAAAATGGCCCAGGAGGTCCTCCAGGAGGGCCAAAAGGAGGTCCACTCATGCAAAACCAGCCGCAAGGAGTACCGTTCTTCACTCCACAATTTCCGCAACAGCAAGGTTTCCCAGGACAGTTTCCCGGCCCGCAATTTGGGGGATTCCCATCTGCCAATCCAATGGACCCTCGAACAGCTGCTTCGAACTGGGCTAACCGACCTCAGTTTAATAACCAAATGGATCAAATGTCTAAgccaattcaaaataatgtaatttctaACGACTTGGCGGACGAACCCCTGGACTGTGTATTGATGAAAGGTCTACCGAGAGATGCTACGGACAGAACTATTGTCACATTCTTATCTGATACGAAAGCTGTGCCTGCCCGAATACATCTCATGCTGGATCCGAACGGAATGCCGTCTGGTGATTGCTTTTGCGAGTTTAGATCGACACAAGAAGCGAGAATGGCGACCAGTAAACACGGACAGAATCTGGAGGGATGTCGCGTGACCGTAGATCTTGTGCCGCGGACTGTGGTCGAGGAAGCTTTGGAAGGTCCAAAGCCGCCTGAAATGCGGGAAGGGCTTATCAATAATGTGCCACAGCCGCAGTTCTTCGATCCCATGCAGGGCGGCCGCGGAGGATTCCGCGGAGGGTTCAGAGGACGTGGCGGATTTGACAGAGGAGGCTTTGACCGAGGCGGTTTCAATCGCGGCGGGTTTGACTCGGGGCGTGGCAATTTTAGAGGACGAGGTAACTTTAACGACAGAGGTCGCGGGTTCGACAGAGGTCGTGGCCGCGGGAGAGGCTTCGGCCGCGGCGGTGTCGGAGGGGGCTTCGATAACGGTCGCATGGACGACGAACGCGATCCCGCTCTTGATGATTTCGGAGCTCCCGGGTGCGTCGTGTCTATGGAGAATGTACCGTTCCGCGCTAGTATAAATGACATTATGAACTTCTTCTCGGAGTATGAATTGACCCAGGACGACGTGATCAGGCGGTACAACGAGCGCGGGCAGCCGACGGGCGACGCGCGCGTGGCGTTCCGCACGCCCTTCGACGCGCAGCGCGCCGTCAAGACGCGGCACATGGACATGATCCACGACAGGAGGATCAGCTTGTGTATACTATAG